One stretch of Candidatus Bathyarchaeia archaeon DNA includes these proteins:
- a CDS encoding 30S ribosomal protein S30e, with translation MPTHGSLSKAGKVRAQTPKIEGHERTKMSPKNRTRRNYEKRVVLQRKVGQNWM, from the coding sequence ATGCCAACTCACGGTTCATTATCCAAAGCGGGAAAAGTCCGCGCACAAACCCCAAAAATTGAAGGTCATGAAAGGACCAAAATGAGCCCTAAAAACAGGACTCGCCGTAACTACGAAAAACGTGTAGTTCTCCAACGTAAAGTTGGACAAAACTGGATGTAA
- a CDS encoding HAD-IIB family hydrolase: MNTNPKAVVFTDLDGTLLNDKYEYEQTRPVVKQLLALHVPVVLCSSKTSAEIQFFQKTLNLSDPFISENGAAIFIPDEYFPFDFTYSRRTLTFQVLELGTPYSKLREILEMVNAEADVEVVGFGDLSVEDLSAECGLSLKMASLAKQREYDEPFRVVKGDPELVIHLVEQAGLSVTKGDRYYHLTGNNNKGKAAAMLTQLYERAFGKPRTFGVGNGPNDWDMLNIVDEPFFIKPTDQLSDVWLKILSKVSRLNPQV, translated from the coding sequence TTGAACACTAACCCCAAAGCTGTGGTGTTCACCGATTTAGACGGCACGCTGCTAAACGACAAGTACGAGTATGAACAAACCCGACCCGTTGTCAAGCAGCTTTTAGCCCTACACGTACCCGTGGTGCTGTGCAGCAGCAAAACCTCCGCCGAAATCCAGTTTTTCCAAAAAACCTTAAACCTTAGTGACCCTTTCATTTCTGAAAACGGCGCCGCGATTTTCATCCCTGACGAGTATTTTCCTTTCGATTTCACTTATTCTCGGCGAACCCTTACCTTTCAGGTACTTGAGTTAGGCACTCCTTATTCTAAGCTTAGAGAGATTTTGGAAATGGTCAATGCTGAAGCTGACGTTGAGGTTGTTGGGTTTGGAGACTTGAGTGTTGAAGACTTATCGGCGGAGTGTGGTTTAAGCTTAAAGATGGCGTCTTTAGCAAAGCAAAGAGAATATGATGAGCCTTTTCGGGTCGTTAAAGGTGACCCTGAATTGGTGATTCACCTTGTCGAGCAAGCGGGGTTGTCCGTAACTAAAGGTGACCGCTACTATCACTTAACGGGTAACAACAACAAAGGCAAAGCTGCAGCCATGCTGACCCAACTTTACGAGAGAGCTTTTGGGAAGCCCCGAACCTTCGGCGTGGGCAATGGTCCAAACGATTGGGACATGCTAAACATTGTCGATGAACCTTTCTTCATCAAACCAACTGACCAGCTAAGTGATGTTTGGCTTAAGATTTTAAGCAAAGTCAGCCGTCTAAATCCGCAGGTGTAG
- a CDS encoding sodium:calcium antiporter: MAEIATSELIFNIVVIAVSLVVLNWASNTTINNALRVSSITKLGKTSVGFTLISLSTTLPELTVALTAAFSGGAGLSFGNALGSNIFNISAIIGIAAILMYIKHIRVPKSSRSASGINVIPSLAKADLNTIYFGLLVSSLIPMVLIYISTASWIVGLILLFIFAAYIFKLTQVRIPSEQTEEVPLEEKKKLKRYIVLTIIGALGVVVSANFLVDSAIVIASSFGVPQTVIGATIIAFGTSLPELTIGVKSVLKGHAGLAFGNIIGASFFNTTLILGVTFFVPYLVGTELVLNMVVFRNIVTFSIIINMFFWYFLSQGKISLKEGALFLGLYALFLFTTIVQV, from the coding sequence ATGGCAGAAATTGCTACTAGCGAATTAATCTTCAACATTGTAGTCATAGCTGTCTCTCTGGTTGTTTTAAACTGGGCAAGCAACACCACAATTAACAACGCACTTCGGGTTTCGTCCATAACAAAACTGGGAAAAACCTCCGTTGGCTTCACATTAATCTCTTTATCAACAACGTTACCCGAACTCACAGTCGCCCTCACTGCAGCCTTTTCAGGCGGTGCAGGTCTCTCATTCGGAAACGCGTTGGGTTCAAACATTTTCAACATATCCGCAATCATCGGTATAGCTGCAATACTCATGTACATCAAGCATATACGGGTCCCGAAAAGCTCCAGAAGCGCCTCAGGTATTAACGTGATTCCCTCACTTGCCAAGGCTGACCTAAACACAATTTACTTTGGGCTTCTGGTTTCATCCTTGATTCCGATGGTGCTCATCTACATTTCCACAGCCTCTTGGATAGTCGGCTTGATTTTGCTGTTCATATTTGCTGCCTACATCTTCAAGTTAACTCAGGTCCGAATCCCCTCAGAGCAAACCGAAGAAGTACCTTTAGAGGAGAAAAAGAAACTAAAACGGTACATAGTCCTCACCATAATCGGAGCGCTAGGCGTCGTGGTTAGCGCCAATTTCCTAGTGGATTCAGCCATCGTCATCGCATCATCCTTTGGAGTCCCTCAAACAGTTATAGGGGCAACCATAATTGCGTTTGGCACAAGCCTGCCTGAACTGACCATAGGCGTGAAGTCTGTTCTGAAAGGACACGCAGGGCTTGCATTTGGCAACATCATAGGCGCCAGTTTCTTCAACACAACACTGATTCTTGGTGTCACCTTCTTTGTGCCGTACCTTGTAGGCACCGAGTTAGTGTTGAACATGGTTGTCTTCCGAAACATAGTCACATTCTCGATAATCATTAACATGTTCTTCTGGTATTTCCTCTCACAAGGCAAAATCAGCTTAAAAGAGGGCGCTCTATTTCTGGGGTTGTACGCACTTTTCCTGTTCACAACAATCGTGCAGGTTTAA
- a CDS encoding GNAT family N-acetyltransferase, which produces MQQTFKLRKFERGDLQAVMRINRVCLPENYTDMFFVDLHERFPETFIVAEESKGIVGYIMCRIEVGLSNFGLGGLIRKGHVVSLAVMPKARRQGVASALLNAAMEGMCAYKAKQIYLEVRVTNEAGVNLYKGVGLEVTRTISGYYSDGEDAYVMSKKLSSL; this is translated from the coding sequence ATGCAGCAAACCTTCAAGCTCCGAAAGTTCGAACGTGGCGACTTGCAAGCTGTGATGCGTATCAATCGCGTGTGTCTGCCCGAGAACTATACTGACATGTTTTTTGTGGATTTGCATGAACGTTTCCCCGAGACCTTCATTGTTGCCGAAGAGAGCAAAGGTATCGTCGGCTACATCATGTGCCGTATTGAGGTGGGTTTGAGTAATTTTGGGTTAGGCGGCTTAATCCGCAAGGGGCATGTGGTTTCGTTGGCGGTTATGCCCAAGGCGAGGCGTCAGGGAGTTGCTTCGGCGTTGCTGAATGCAGCCATGGAGGGCATGTGCGCCTACAAAGCCAAGCAGATTTATCTTGAGGTGCGCGTGACCAACGAGGCTGGCGTGAACCTGTACAAGGGCGTTGGGTTGGAGGTTACACGGACAATTTCAGGGTACTACAGCGACGGCGAAGACGCCTACGTAATGAGCAAAAAATTAAGTTCTCTTTAA
- a CDS encoding lipopolysaccharide kinase InaA family protein, with protein MNQLSSGGDDDLTRQILNFCRHVTGPHETVAVCQSDDYTLEVPTAKSTIEVLVILKGFQPRLLSYVKIIDGRNVVFLVVDQWIFERDVDRGFLGEALARLLLFPYTALDNPAYLHLQEVALKKRLILELLENLIISYPELSYTLRIKPEYFMYEVLLNRVRVFPPMAYGSSYILCEEANREKTSFILSGYMDALRQLHNDGPLTLSEHEVTISSSFITASKTPRVRFTNTIKTAPRAIFAAFFGVFPQLLNFLSQNFEAFVRFQTPPWKKEFDFSRNFVNPQKYVFVPTTDGVVSLADKVDIRDYAKRVLNDGKFSRIKVEEFGGFLNDVYLIRAYSDHTEKKVLVKRFKDLSGMKWFPLSMWSIGARSFALMGRSRLERECAINEFLGAAGFRVPKILHVSASERLVFMEFLEGDNFSNLIKRIALTQNSDLTENDFNIIQKVGETYAKVHALNVVLGDTKPENILVDTQGNLSLIDFEQASRSGDRAWDVACFLFYCGHYLPLNGGEQKAEFITEAFIEGYLQAGGNPQAIKCAAVTRYTRVFSIFTLPRVLRAMANTCRKIEGPKCKKW; from the coding sequence TTGAATCAACTTTCCAGTGGTGGCGACGATGACCTTACACGTCAAATCTTGAACTTTTGCAGACACGTTACTGGACCCCACGAAACCGTCGCGGTTTGCCAATCCGACGACTACACCCTTGAAGTGCCCACCGCCAAATCCACAATCGAAGTTCTAGTGATTCTGAAGGGTTTTCAGCCCCGTTTACTCAGCTACGTCAAAATTATCGATGGTCGAAACGTAGTTTTCCTAGTGGTGGATCAATGGATTTTTGAGCGCGACGTTGACCGTGGCTTTCTTGGTGAAGCTTTGGCTCGTTTGCTGCTTTTCCCCTACACCGCCTTAGACAACCCTGCGTATTTACACTTGCAAGAGGTCGCTTTAAAGAAGCGACTAATTCTGGAGCTTTTGGAGAACCTCATTATAAGCTATCCCGAACTTTCCTACACCCTGCGGATTAAACCTGAATACTTCATGTATGAGGTTCTGTTAAACCGTGTCAGGGTTTTTCCACCCATGGCTTACGGCTCCTCCTACATTCTCTGCGAAGAAGCAAACCGCGAAAAAACAAGTTTTATTCTTAGCGGCTACATGGATGCCCTGCGCCAACTTCATAACGACGGGCCTTTAACCCTGTCTGAACACGAGGTCACAATATCCTCCAGCTTCATCACCGCCAGCAAAACCCCCCGCGTCCGCTTCACCAACACTATAAAAACCGCGCCCCGCGCCATCTTTGCCGCCTTCTTTGGGGTTTTCCCACAACTGCTAAATTTTCTGTCACAGAATTTTGAAGCGTTTGTGCGTTTTCAGACGCCGCCTTGGAAGAAAGAGTTTGACTTCTCCAGAAACTTTGTGAACCCCCAGAAGTACGTGTTTGTGCCCACAACGGATGGTGTGGTTTCTTTAGCGGATAAAGTTGACATCCGTGACTACGCCAAACGCGTGTTAAACGATGGAAAGTTTAGTCGAATTAAAGTGGAGGAGTTTGGCGGGTTTCTCAACGACGTGTACCTTATTCGGGCATATTCAGACCACACAGAAAAGAAGGTGCTGGTGAAACGCTTCAAAGACCTCTCAGGTATGAAGTGGTTCCCGCTGTCGATGTGGAGCATCGGCGCCCGTAGCTTTGCCCTCATGGGCAGGTCACGGCTGGAACGGGAATGCGCCATAAACGAATTTCTCGGCGCGGCGGGTTTTCGTGTGCCCAAAATCCTGCATGTTTCAGCCAGTGAACGACTGGTTTTCATGGAGTTCCTAGAAGGAGACAACTTCAGCAACCTCATTAAAAGAATCGCCTTAACCCAGAACTCTGACTTAACCGAAAATGACTTTAACATTATTCAAAAAGTAGGGGAAACCTACGCTAAAGTGCACGCCTTAAACGTGGTTTTGGGTGACACGAAACCCGAAAACATCTTGGTCGACACACAAGGTAACTTGTCCTTGATTGATTTTGAGCAAGCCAGCCGAAGTGGCGACCGCGCTTGGGATGTTGCCTGTTTCCTGTTTTACTGCGGGCACTATCTGCCATTGAATGGAGGCGAGCAGAAAGCTGAATTCATAACAGAAGCCTTCATCGAGGGCTACCTCCAAGCGGGCGGAAACCCCCAAGCCATCAAATGCGCCGCGGTAACCCGCTACACCCGCGTCTTTAGCATATTCACCCTACCCCGTGTGCTGCGCGCCATGGCTAACACCTGCAGAAAAATTGAAGGCCCAAAGTGCAAGAAATGGTGA
- a CDS encoding MBL fold metallo-hydrolase, whose translation MVKPTTSLTFYGGVDEIGGNKILLQDHDTRVFFDFGMSFSQKKLFYSPPFLSPRSERSLQELGILPKIGGLYKFDASEPQADAVFISHGHLDHTAYLSFIKREIPVYCGETTQTILQTLGQVRRADLEFSVKDICFQPFRTGDKIHIGSLEIEPIHVDHSVPGAYGFIIHTSNGSVVYTGDFRDHGAKPEMTRDFIEAAKQADPVAVISEATNMTGASVSNEVEVQTKLNNIISQSNGIVLAEFGYSDVDRLNSFFHIAKQNGRCLAVSLRQAQLLDALRTDKHLQVPDLSDPNLMIFRKSKQRYERWERALMERFDGENKVFDVFEASKRQCGMVLALGFYDFEELVALKPAAGSCYVLSASEPFNEEMEIDFERLLNWLRHYGLPQYHVHVSGHMMPLQLKAALKTIGAKRVFPVHTEQADLFAGFMRDLNSQITLVQKNKAYLL comes from the coding sequence ATGGTGAAACCCACAACCAGCCTCACCTTCTATGGTGGAGTCGACGAGATCGGCGGCAACAAAATCCTGCTCCAAGACCACGACACCCGCGTCTTCTTCGACTTTGGCATGTCCTTTAGCCAAAAGAAGCTGTTTTATTCACCGCCTTTTCTGTCGCCCCGCAGCGAAAGGAGCCTGCAGGAGCTGGGTATTCTGCCCAAAATTGGGGGGCTCTACAAGTTTGACGCCTCCGAGCCCCAAGCGGACGCCGTCTTTATTTCGCATGGGCACTTAGACCACACCGCCTATCTGTCGTTTATCAAACGGGAAATCCCCGTTTACTGCGGAGAAACCACACAGACGATTTTGCAGACCCTTGGGCAAGTGCGCCGTGCTGACTTGGAGTTTAGCGTCAAAGACATATGCTTCCAACCGTTCCGCACAGGCGACAAAATCCACATCGGCAGCTTAGAGATTGAACCCATCCACGTTGACCATTCCGTGCCCGGCGCCTACGGATTTATAATTCACACCTCCAACGGCTCCGTCGTGTACACCGGAGATTTTCGGGACCACGGCGCCAAACCCGAAATGACCCGCGACTTCATCGAAGCAGCCAAGCAGGCGGACCCCGTGGCTGTCATCTCGGAAGCCACCAACATGACCGGCGCCTCCGTGTCCAACGAAGTAGAAGTGCAAACCAAACTCAACAACATCATCTCACAATCAAACGGTATTGTGCTGGCAGAGTTTGGCTACTCCGACGTGGACCGCCTCAACAGCTTCTTTCACATAGCCAAACAGAACGGACGGTGCCTTGCTGTTTCATTACGCCAAGCCCAACTGCTGGATGCACTGCGAACCGACAAACACCTGCAAGTTCCTGACCTCTCTGACCCCAACCTGATGATTTTTCGAAAGTCGAAGCAACGCTATGAACGGTGGGAACGGGCGTTGATGGAGCGGTTTGACGGGGAAAACAAGGTTTTTGATGTTTTCGAAGCTTCGAAGCGCCAGTGCGGCATGGTTTTGGCGCTTGGGTTTTATGATTTTGAGGAGCTCGTGGCGCTAAAGCCCGCGGCGGGAAGCTGCTATGTGTTGTCGGCTTCGGAGCCGTTTAACGAGGAAATGGAAATCGACTTTGAACGCCTCCTTAACTGGCTACGGCACTATGGGCTGCCGCAGTACCATGTGCATGTTTCAGGCCACATGATGCCCCTGCAGCTCAAAGCCGCTTTGAAAACGATTGGGGCAAAGCGGGTGTTTCCGGTGCATACGGAGCAGGCGGACTTGTTTGCGGGGTTTATGCGTGACCTTAACAGCCAAATCACGCTGGTTCAGAAAAACAAAGCGTACCTCTTGTAG
- a CDS encoding PadR family transcriptional regulator, producing MDKNEQTTKEQIKNKFIGRLITEFLDIIIMAHFENEPFCGYKILQHVQHLFGVRLSSGTVYSTIYAMERKNLLSGVGLNGKRIYRVTNKGKLYLSAAFSPEETAEFMAKAMNTPLRDKKGQTNEMPN from the coding sequence ATGGACAAAAATGAACAAACAACCAAAGAACAAATAAAAAACAAATTCATTGGAAGGCTGATAACCGAATTCTTAGATATTATAATCATGGCGCACTTCGAAAACGAGCCCTTCTGCGGATACAAAATTCTCCAGCACGTGCAACACTTATTTGGGGTTCGTTTAAGTTCAGGCACCGTCTACTCCACAATCTACGCCATGGAAAGAAAAAACCTCCTGTCAGGCGTAGGATTAAACGGCAAAAGAATCTACCGAGTCACTAACAAGGGCAAACTCTATTTATCAGCTGCCTTTTCACCAGAAGAAACCGCAGAGTTTATGGCAAAAGCAATGAACACACCATTAAGGGATAAAAAGGGTCAAACTAATGAAATGCCAAACTGA
- the larA gene encoding nickel-dependent lactate racemase translates to MVDVWLPYGKTDVCVRVPARNFLGSLEPKELPACPDARAEVERALQEPVPTGSKRLCEIIVKPESKVAIVVDDATRKAPSEIMLLPVLAELNSAGVKDENVTVIFGCGTHRAVKPEEAKMLLGEEILGRVKTESHDCRAQDLVYIGTTKRGNKVLLNRTFAEADVRILLGDVGFHYYAGYGGGRKSVLPAVAGEETIKFNHALMLSPNARTGVLADNPVHEDMAEAAKLAKVDFAVNVVANSKCEVVKAFAGELETVFAAGVGVVDEMYRVVVDRRADIVVVSCGGTPADLNLYQAYKAVDGALEVVKRGGVVILVAECPEGHGNQVFYDWMVRFADAKSVEREIKKNFVLGGHKAYYLMKALQNHQIVLVSSLPDYYAINIFKLKTARAVNDALNEAFNIAGKAGRVWTIPQGNYTLPEVKASSSEETASTE, encoded by the coding sequence ATGGTTGATGTTTGGCTTCCATACGGGAAAACCGACGTTTGCGTTCGGGTTCCAGCGCGCAATTTTTTGGGGTCCCTTGAGCCTAAAGAGTTGCCTGCCTGCCCCGACGCCAGAGCCGAAGTAGAACGTGCTCTTCAAGAGCCCGTGCCCACGGGCAGCAAACGTCTCTGCGAAATCATTGTCAAGCCTGAAAGCAAAGTTGCAATAGTTGTTGATGACGCGACACGAAAAGCCCCCAGCGAAATCATGCTTTTGCCCGTTCTCGCAGAGCTGAATTCGGCGGGTGTTAAGGATGAGAATGTAACGGTGATTTTTGGCTGTGGAACCCACCGCGCCGTGAAACCTGAGGAAGCCAAAATGCTTCTGGGCGAAGAGATACTTGGGCGGGTGAAAACGGAGAGCCACGACTGCCGAGCCCAAGACTTAGTCTATATTGGCACTACTAAGCGAGGTAACAAGGTTCTTCTTAACCGCACCTTTGCTGAGGCAGATGTTCGGATACTGCTGGGTGATGTGGGTTTTCACTACTACGCTGGGTATGGTGGAGGCAGAAAAAGCGTTTTGCCCGCCGTTGCAGGCGAAGAAACCATAAAGTTTAACCATGCACTTATGCTTAGCCCAAATGCCCGTACTGGCGTGTTAGCAGACAACCCTGTTCATGAAGACATGGCTGAAGCCGCAAAACTTGCTAAGGTGGATTTTGCGGTTAATGTGGTTGCGAACAGTAAATGTGAGGTGGTGAAGGCTTTTGCGGGCGAGTTGGAAACCGTTTTTGCGGCGGGTGTTGGGGTTGTGGATGAAATGTACCGTGTTGTTGTTGACCGCCGCGCTGATATTGTGGTTGTGAGTTGTGGCGGTACACCCGCTGACCTTAATTTGTATCAGGCATACAAGGCTGTTGATGGGGCTTTAGAGGTTGTTAAGCGTGGGGGCGTGGTGATTTTGGTTGCGGAATGCCCTGAGGGACATGGAAACCAAGTGTTTTATGATTGGATGGTTCGTTTTGCTGATGCGAAGTCGGTTGAGCGGGAAATCAAAAAGAACTTTGTCTTAGGCGGGCACAAGGCATATTACTTGATGAAAGCGTTGCAGAACCACCAAATAGTGCTGGTTTCCTCGTTGCCTGACTATTATGCAATTAACATCTTTAAGCTGAAGACTGCCCGAGCGGTAAACGACGCATTAAATGAAGCCTTCAACATTGCTGGGAAAGCTGGGCGCGTTTGGACGATTCCGCAAGGCAATTATACGTTGCCTGAAGTCAAAGCATCCTCCTCTGAAGAGACGGCGAGTACCGAATAA
- a CDS encoding glucosyl-3-phosphoglycerate synthase produces MDFDQDRITRIHDFSMDFNTMQTRLSSLREKHPSGVIIPILGDAFKNPSFTQIINGLNECQYLKKVFIALSTVNDDDYDKAMQMSHRFEIPCEIIWCNKPEVQVIVEELKRKGLDITASKGKGKDLWIATGIASLELYALALHDADIANYSGLIPTKLLYTIVEPKLDFSFSKGYYARINLENKKMYGRVCRLFINPVIDALQKKLDHRSTFLRYLKCFSYTLSGEIAILSDLALNLRIPSDWGLELGMLAELYRNVSNKRICEVDLGFFDHIHKPLSPESLLKTAGDGFVTLLRTLTETEGINISESFLVSLEVTYRRFAQDRIRQYNADALCNSLEYDRHEEETNVDSLSQVIITEGRKYLEKPTTAQLPDWLRTISAMPDARERLRNAAIEH; encoded by the coding sequence ATGGATTTTGACCAAGATAGAATCACGCGTATTCACGACTTCAGTATGGACTTTAACACCATGCAGACGAGGCTGAGCAGTCTTCGAGAGAAACATCCATCAGGCGTGATAATTCCCATATTGGGGGATGCCTTCAAAAACCCAAGCTTCACTCAAATAATCAACGGTCTTAACGAATGTCAGTACCTGAAAAAAGTCTTCATCGCCCTTTCCACAGTCAACGACGACGACTACGATAAAGCAATGCAGATGTCCCACCGGTTCGAAATTCCCTGCGAGATAATTTGGTGTAACAAGCCTGAAGTGCAAGTTATTGTGGAGGAACTTAAACGTAAAGGGCTTGATATTACTGCTTCAAAAGGTAAAGGTAAAGACCTCTGGATTGCCACAGGTATAGCTTCCTTGGAGCTTTACGCCTTAGCCCTTCACGATGCTGACATAGCCAACTATTCTGGGTTAATACCAACTAAACTGTTGTACACTATTGTGGAGCCAAAACTTGATTTTTCCTTCTCAAAGGGCTACTATGCTCGTATTAATCTGGAAAACAAAAAAATGTACGGGCGCGTCTGCCGACTATTCATTAACCCCGTGATTGATGCCCTCCAAAAGAAGCTGGACCACCGCTCCACTTTCCTACGGTACCTTAAATGCTTCAGTTACACGTTGTCTGGTGAAATTGCCATTTTAAGCGATTTAGCCTTAAACCTTAGGATACCCAGTGACTGGGGCTTAGAATTAGGGATGCTGGCTGAACTTTACCGTAACGTTTCAAACAAACGCATCTGCGAAGTGGACTTGGGCTTCTTTGATCATATTCACAAGCCGCTGAGTCCCGAATCTTTACTTAAAACTGCTGGTGACGGCTTTGTTACTTTGCTGCGGACACTGACGGAAACCGAGGGGATTAACATCTCAGAGTCTTTTCTGGTTAGTCTTGAAGTTACGTATCGTAGGTTTGCCCAGGACCGCATACGTCAATACAATGCGGATGCATTATGCAACTCTTTGGAGTATGACCGTCATGAAGAAGAAACCAACGTAGATTCTCTCTCTCAAGTTATCATCACTGAAGGCAGAAAGTATCTGGAAAAACCCACCACCGCTCAGCTGCCTGACTGGCTGCGGACTATTTCTGCGATGCCTGATGCAAGAGAACGCTTGAGGAATGCCGCCATTGAACACTAA
- a CDS encoding tRNA uridine(34) 5-carboxymethylaminomethyl modification radical SAM/GNAT enzyme Elp3 yields the protein MSKSKIEPARDIVDALLLLPSPTADDAHRLKLRVAAKHHLQQIPSNADLLAVLTSDEKSKLGGILRRKTTRAISGVTVVAVMTKPYPCPQPEPCAYCPGGPTTGSPQSYTGYEPAAMRGGQNSYDPYLQVQSRIDQLTAIGHRVDKIELIVMGGTFPATPTEYQHWFIQRCLDAITGEKSHSLEEAKKNAETSKTRNVGITVETRPDWAKQPHINAMLDMGVTRIELGVQNPDDTIYRLVGRTHTVADVQEATQIAKDAGLKVVYHMMPGLPGSSFEKDLEAFRRIFTDSAFKPDMLKIYPCLVIDGTKTHQWYQQDAYKPYCTQEAAKLIAEVKKMIPPWVRIMRVQRDIPAGLIVAGVKKSNLRQLAQLELAQEGKRCRCIRCREVGHRLMADGVKPDLNNVQIASVTYEASGGKEVFISAEDRENDVLVGYLRLRVPSFMAHRPEISVVASAIVRELHVYGQLVPVGKHLADAWQHKGYGEALLREAERVACDCYGARKILVISALGTKKYYLRFGYGYDGPYVSKML from the coding sequence ATGTCCAAGTCCAAAATTGAACCTGCCCGTGACATCGTTGACGCCCTCCTGCTTCTGCCTTCCCCTACTGCTGACGACGCTCACCGGCTCAAGCTCAGGGTCGCCGCTAAACATCACTTGCAGCAAATTCCTTCAAACGCTGATTTGCTAGCCGTTCTGACCTCTGACGAGAAAAGCAAACTTGGAGGCATTTTGCGCAGGAAAACTACTCGCGCCATCTCAGGTGTTACCGTGGTTGCGGTCATGACTAAGCCGTATCCGTGTCCGCAGCCTGAACCCTGTGCTTACTGCCCAGGTGGCCCCACAACGGGTAGTCCCCAAAGCTACACAGGTTATGAACCTGCTGCTATGCGTGGTGGACAAAACAGCTATGACCCTTATCTGCAGGTCCAAAGCCGTATTGACCAGCTTACGGCAATTGGTCACCGCGTGGACAAAATCGAACTCATTGTCATGGGCGGCACCTTCCCTGCTACCCCAACCGAATACCAGCACTGGTTTATTCAGCGCTGCCTTGATGCAATAACAGGCGAGAAATCGCATAGTTTGGAGGAGGCAAAGAAGAACGCAGAAACCAGCAAAACCCGTAACGTAGGCATAACGGTGGAAACCCGTCCTGACTGGGCAAAGCAGCCTCACATTAACGCCATGCTGGATATGGGTGTTACTCGCATTGAGTTGGGGGTGCAAAATCCTGATGATACAATCTACCGTTTAGTGGGTCGAACTCACACTGTTGCTGACGTGCAAGAAGCGACCCAGATTGCCAAGGATGCAGGGTTAAAAGTCGTGTACCACATGATGCCTGGGTTACCTGGCTCAAGTTTTGAGAAGGACTTGGAAGCGTTTAGGCGAATTTTCACTGACTCCGCCTTTAAACCTGACATGCTCAAAATTTACCCCTGCTTGGTTATAGACGGCACGAAAACGCATCAATGGTACCAGCAAGACGCCTACAAGCCGTATTGCACCCAAGAAGCTGCAAAGTTAATTGCTGAAGTTAAAAAGATGATTCCACCATGGGTGCGCATCATGCGAGTTCAACGTGACATCCCCGCGGGGCTTATAGTGGCGGGTGTGAAGAAGAGTAATTTGCGTCAGCTTGCCCAACTAGAACTTGCCCAAGAGGGCAAACGCTGCCGATGCATCCGCTGCCGTGAGGTGGGACACCGTCTTATGGCTGATGGGGTGAAGCCAGATTTGAATAATGTCCAAATTGCATCTGTTACCTACGAAGCTTCGGGAGGCAAAGAGGTTTTCATTTCAGCTGAGGATCGGGAAAACGACGTTTTGGTGGGGTACCTGCGGCTTCGGGTTCCTTCTTTTATGGCGCATCGCCCCGAAATTTCGGTTGTGGCTTCGGCGATTGTGCGGGAGCTTCACGTTTATGGGCAACTGGTTCCAGTCGGCAAGCATTTGGCTGATGCTTGGCAGCATAAGGGTTATGGGGAAGCGTTGCTACGTGAAGCTGAACGTGTTGCTTGTGACTGTTATGGTGCGAGGAAGATTTTGGTGATTAGTGCGTTGGGCACTAAGAAGTATTATTTGCGTTTTGGATACGGGTATGATGGTCCTTACGTTTCGAAGATGCTCTGA
- a CDS encoding GNAT family N-acetyltransferase, whose translation MVCLSSSRVHFTAKNGKTVLFRPIQADDTEMLWQMFSTLSQESISNLVPPFPRERIEGWTSNINPQAVLAVVAVVKEAGAWRIVGVSSLKFYSEEAFGHKADLGLTVHDSYQNQGIGTALLTHMITLAKKRNLTKVCLTVHTENVRAVHLYKKAGFEIEGVLKKEMHYKNRFTDEYRMALFL comes from the coding sequence ATGGTTTGCCTAAGCAGCAGTCGTGTTCATTTCACTGCGAAAAACGGAAAAACCGTGCTTTTTCGCCCCATACAAGCCGATGACACAGAAATGCTCTGGCAAATGTTCTCCACCCTCTCGCAGGAAAGCATCTCAAATCTGGTTCCGCCGTTTCCCCGCGAAAGAATCGAAGGGTGGACAAGCAACATAAACCCTCAAGCCGTTTTGGCGGTTGTTGCAGTGGTTAAAGAGGCTGGTGCTTGGCGAATTGTGGGGGTTTCTTCGCTAAAGTTCTACTCGGAGGAGGCGTTTGGGCACAAGGCAGATTTAGGGTTGACAGTCCACGATAGCTACCAGAATCAGGGCATCGGCACCGCACTTCTAACCCACATGATAACGCTTGCCAAAAAAAGAAACCTCACCAAAGTCTGCCTCACCGTACACACTGAAAACGTCCGCGCCGTTCACCTGTACAAAAAGGCGGGTTTTGAGATTGAAGGCGTTCTAAAAAAAGAAATGCACTACAAAAACCGCTTCACTGACGAATATCGTATGGCTCTTTTCCTTTAA